The DNA region GGGAGATGGCTTTTGGAGAAAAAACGAGATCGGGCGTGTGTGCCCGGACGCGGAGTTGTCCTGTGACTTGGGCACAAAATGGACGCCAAAATGCTGGGCGACCTCGGCGCTTACGCGCATGCCGATGCCGGTGATGTCAGTATCGACTGAGGCAATCTCCGCTGGCTCGAAGTCGAGCCAGACGTCGCCAGAAGCGACCATAACGCTGGCTTTCGATCCGGCGCCATTCAGAGCCTGCTGCATTTGAGGTAACTGATAGTCGGCCAGTTTGGGCTGTGGAAGCTGCGGTTGCACGCGTGCTTCGCGAGGCATGGGTATAAATGCCTTTCCCACTGCGGCGTAGGCCGGAAGGCGGCGACTTTCCCCGCCAGCGTGAAGAACCAGTCGTTGCTGCTGATCGATCCATTGTGAAAGCGTGCGGACTGGGTTTGGTGTTTTATTGGATTCAGTCCACGCGTGATGAAGTGCGTTTACGGTGCCGCCGCCTGATCCGAGTCGCTGTGTCTTGGGATCAGCAGTGAGGTGCGTGGACCTGCTCAACTGGGCCAAGTAAGATCGCAGGTTTGCGGCCTGAGGCACTGGCTGGGAGCTAAACGAAGCAAGTTGGCTTGAGGTGGTAAGGACGAATTGGCTCATGAGAAGCTTTTGCATGCAGCTTGGGAATTGTCTCTGTGGCAAGAGGAGGAAATTGGAGCGTGTATCTAAATATTGAATTCATCTTGGGGGGCTAGATTCGGGATCTTCTAGGCGTGTTTGGTGAGGAGAATTTGGCGCAACTACCGAAAATAAAATTTCATAAAAAATTATTTATAAGCGCTTAACGTAATTATCTGTAGATTTTTTGAAAAACATCTTGTGCTCGAGGACATCGAAAGCATTGTCCGCACTCCCTTCGGTGGCCGGCGCTTCAAAAACGCCGGTGATGAAGGAAGTTCTTTGAAGATTTTAAGCCAAAATTTCTGAAAGAAATTCGAAAAAAGTTTCGAAAAGCTCTTGACGAAGCGCGGCAAAAAAGTCTTTATCAACCTTCCCTTCGCTAACGAAGGCGGCTCTTTGAAATTTACTTTGTGCGATTGATTGGGACCCCCAATCAACAATTCAAGATAGATATGGTTAGCTGACGTAAGTCGGCAAAACCAGTAGTTCAGAATCACTAGGTTCAGAACTCTTTTCGGAGAGTTTGATCCTGGCTCAGAATGAACGCTGGCGGCGTGGTTAAGACATGCAAGTCGAACGGTGTTTAGTGTGTAGCAATATATACTAAACGCAGTGGCGAACGGGTGCGTAACACGTGAACAATCTACCTCCAAGTGGGGAATAGCTCGCCGAAAGGCGAATTAATACCGCATACGGTGGTTGCTCTCCTGAGTGACCAACCAAAGTCGGGGACCGCAAGGCCTGACGCTAGGAGAGGAGTTCGCGGCCTATCAGCTAGTTGGCGAGGTAATGGCTCACCAAGGCTAAGACGGGTAGCTGGTCTGAGAGGATGATCAGCCACACTGGAACTGAGACACGGTCCAGACACCTACGGGTGGCAGCAGTTTCGAATCATTCACAATGGGCGAAAGCCTGATGGTGCGACGCCGCGTGAGGGATGAAGGCCTTCGGGTCGTAAACCTCTGTCACCGGGGAAGAAACGCTGCAATTTAACAGATTGCAGCCTGACTTAACCCGGAGAGGAAGCAGTGGCTAACTCTGTGCCAGCAGCCGCGGTAATACAGAGACTGCAAGCGTTATTCGGATTCACTGGGCGTAAAGGGTGCGCAGGCGGCCATGTGTGTCAGGTGTGAAAGCCCGAGGCTCAACCTCGGAATTGCGCCTGAAACTACATGGCTAGAGTACTGGAGAGGGTAGCGGAATTCATGGTGTAGCAGTGAAATGCGTAGATATCATGAGGAACACCAGAGGCGAAGGCGGCTACCTGGACAGTTACTGACGCTCAGGCACGAAAGCGTGGGGAGCAAAAGGGATTAGATACCCCTGTAGTCCACGCCCTAAACGGTGCACACTAGGTCTTGGCGGATTCGACCCCCCCAGGGCCCAAGCTAACGCGTTAAGTGTGCCGCCTGAGGACTACGGCCGCAAGGCTAAAACTCAAAGGAATTGACGGGGGCCCGCACAAGCGGTGGAGTATGTGGCTTAATTCGATGCAACGCGAAGAACCTTACCTGGCCTTGACATGCACTAGACAGACGCTGAAAGGCGTTCTTCCTTCGGGACTGGTGCACAGGTGCTGCATGGCTGTCGTCAGCTCGTGTCGTGAGATGTTGCGTTAAGTCGCGCAACGAGCGCAACCCCTGTCCTTAGTTGCCATCATTAAGTTGGGCACTCTAGGGAGACAAACCCTCTTTGAGGGTGGGAAGGTGGGGATGACGTCAAGTCAGGATGGCCCTTACGGCCAGGGCTGCACACGTACTACAATGCCCGGTACAGAGGGACGCAATGCCGCGAGGCAAAGCAAATCTCAAAAACCGGGCCCAGTTCAGATTGTAGTCTGCAACTCGACTACATGAAGTTGGAATCGCTAGTAATGGCGCATCAGCTACGGCGCCGTGAATACGTTCCCGGGCCTTGTACACACCGCCCGTCACGTCATGAAAGCCGGTTTTGCCCGAAGTGCGTTTGCCAACCAGCAATGGAGGCGGCGCCCTAAGGTGAAGCTGGTAATTGGGACGAAGTCGTAACAAGGTAACCGTAGGGGAACCTGCGGTTGGATCACCTCCTTTCTAAGGAGACGGAGCGATAACTTCGGTTATAACTCCGATGGTCGAAAGAAGCGTAAGCTTCTGGGTCTCAGTTGATCGCACAAAGTAAATTTCAAAAGTCAGTTCTTTATAACAATCTTCGACCGATGGGGTCGTAGCTCAGTTGGTAGAGCGCCTGCTTTGCAAGCAGGATGTCGTCGGTTCGAATCCGTCCGACTCCACCATCTTCTACAGCCTGTCGATAACAGTTTCCATCTTGGGCTCATAGCTCAGTTGGTTAGAGCACGCGCTTGATAAGCGCGGGGTCGATGGTTCAAGTCCATCTGGGCCCACCATTACAGACGCAGGACGCGGTGTAATAGCGGGAAGTGGACTGTAGCAGCACGAAGCAATTTTGTTCTTTGAAAGTTTAAGATCGTAAATGTAAGTAGGTAAAATAAACGCCTAGAATAGTAAGCGTTTGCATAAACCAGTTACAGCAATTGATGGATGCCTTGGCGTCATCAGGCGATGAAGGACGCAGTAAGCTGCGATAAGCTTCGGGGAGCGGCACGCACGCTTTGATCCGAAGATTTCCGAATGGGGAAACCCGGCGTCGTTTACACGACGTCACTTCGGTGTGAATTCATAGCACCGATAGAGCGACACGCGGCGAAGTGAAACATCTCAGTAACCGCAGGAAAAGAAAGAGAATCGATTCCGTTAGTAGTGGCGAGCGAAAGCGGAACAGCCCAAACCGTCGGGATTTATCCTGACGGGGTTGCAGGACCACAACGTGGACTGAAGTGAGTTAGACGAACACTCTGGAAAGTGTGACCATAGCGGGTGATAGTCCCGTAGTTTAAAACTCATTTCTACCTAGTGGCCTCCTAAGTAGCACGGTGCACGTGAAACTCCGTGTGAATCCATGCCGACCACGGCATAAGGCTAAATACTCGATGACGACCGATAGTGAACTAGTACCGCGAGGGAAAGGTGAAAAGCACCCCTGTTAGGGGAGTGAAATAGTAACTGAAATCAATTGCTAACAAGTCAGTGGGAGCTCCCTTTATTGTGGGGTGACCGCCTGCCTTTTGTATAATGAGTCTGCGAGTTATTGCCCGTAGCAAGCCTAAGTCGCTAAGCGACGCAGGCGCAGCGAAAGCAAGTCCGAATAGGGCGCTTAGTTGCTGGCAATAGACCCGAAGCGGAGGTGATCTAACCATGGCCAGGTTGAAACTTCAGTAAAATGAAGTGAAGGACCGAACCCGTCAATCTTGAGAAATTGTGGGATGAGCTGTGGTTAGGAGCGAAAGACTAATCAAACCCTGTGATAGCTGGTTCTTTCCGAAATATATTTGGGTATAGCGTCGGATGCTGATTTGCGGAGGTAGAGCACTAAATAAGCTAGGGCCCCTACCGGGGTACTGAACTTAATTAAACTCCGAATACCGCAGAGTGAAGTCCGGCAGTCAGACTGTGGGGGATAACCTTCATAGTCGAGAGGAGAATAATCCATACCATCAGTTAAGGTCCCAAAATACGGCTCAGTGAAAAAGGATGTGATTTTGCTTAGACAATGGGGATGTTGGCTTAGAGGCAGCCATCATTTAAACAGTGCGTAACAGCTGACCCATCGAGCGAAATTGCGCCGAAAATGATCGGGACTTAAGCCGTATACCGAAGCTATGGGTTTACCGTAAGGTAAGCAGTAGGAAAGCGTTCCAAGTGCAGCGAAGTGGAAGGGTAACCGACCATGGAGCGCTTGGAAGTGAGAATGCAGACATAAGTAACGATAAAGATGGTTGAATTCCATCTCGCCTAAATCCCAAGGATTCCTGGGGAAGGTTCGTCCTCCCAGGGTTAGTCGGGTGCTAAGACGAGGCCGTAAGGAGTAGTCGATGCCAAGCTGGTTTAATATTCCAGCACCACTCGAAACCGTTTGATCCATAGAGTGACGGAGAAAGTTAACAGAGCAACGTGTTGAATCGTTGTCTACGCTCGTAGGCTGTTCGGGGATAAAATACCGGATAAGGCCGTAAAGTAATGGGACCTCAAAGCCACGGCTGAGAGGGATTCTGTGATACTATGCTTCCAAGAAAAACTTTGTGGTTAGGCCAAGAGTGCCCGTACCGTAAACCGACACAGGTGGGAAAGATGAGTATTCTAAGGCGCGCGAGTCAAATCTCTCTAAGGAACTCGGCAAATTAACCCCGTATCTTCGGTATAAGGGGTGCCTCGAAAGAGGCCGCAGTTAATTGCGTCAACCGACTGTTTAGCAAAAACACAGCACTCTGCTAAGTCGCAAGACGACGTATAGGGTGTGACACGTGACCAATGCGGAAAGGTGAAAGTCTAGGGTGCAAGCTCTGGATCTAAGCCCCCGTGAATGTCGGCCGTAACTATAACGGTCCTAAGGTAGCGAAATTCCTTGTCGGGTAAGTTCCGACCCGCACGAATCGTGTAACGAGTTGACGACTGTCTCGGAGAGAGGCTCGGTGAAATTGTAGTGGCGGTGAAGATGCCGCCTACCCGCAGCAGGACGGAAAGACCCTATGCACCTTTACTGTAAGCTGTTATTGTCGCTTGATTTTTAATACGTAGAATAGGTGGGAGACTTCGAATCCCGGTCTCAGGATCGGGCTGAGTCACAACGTGAAATACCACTTTTTAATTGTTAGGCGTCTAACCTCATACCATTATCTGGTTGAGGGACAGTGATAGCAGGTCAGTTTTTCTGGGGCGGAATCCTCCCAAAAAGTAACGGAGGATTACGAAGGTTCCCTCGGCCCGGTCGGTAATCGGGCTATAGAGCGCATGAGTATAAGGGAGCTTTACTGTGAGACCAACAAGTCGAGCAGTTGCGAAAGCAGGTTCAAGTGATCCGGTGGTTGAATGTGGAATCGCCATCGCTCATAGGACAAAAGGTACGCTAGGGATAACAGGCTGATCGCGCCCAAGCGTTCACAGCGACGGCGCGGTTTGGCACCTCGATGTCGGCTCATCACATCCTGGGGCTGGAGAAGGTCCCAAGGGTTCGGCTGTTCGCCGATTAAAGTGGTACGCGAGCTGGGTTCAGAACGTCGTGAGACAGTTCGGTCCTCTATCCGCTGTGGGCGTCTGTGATTTGAGGGGTTCATTCTCTAGTACGAGAGGACCGAGAATGACGAACCTCTGGTGTTCCGGTTGTCACGTCAGTGGCAGCGCCGGGTAGCTATGTTCGGAAGGGATAAGCGCTGAAAGCATCTAAGCGCCAAGCCCATCCCAAGATAAGATCACAATCTGTCGCAAGACAGTAGAAGGTCCGGGTAGACCACCCGGTTGATAGGCCAAAAATGTAAGCATCGTAAGGTGTTCAGTTTATTGGTACTAATGACCTTCTTCGGTTTATGCAGCCTTACTGTTCGCAGGCGTTTATTTTACCTCCTTCATTTTAATATCTTAAACTTTAACATATAATTTCTCTTAAACGAGAGTCACTTCCTGGTGACCACATGCCGGGGGTTCCACCCGTTCCCATCCCGAACACGGTCGTTAAGCCCCGAGCAGCCAATGGTAGTAGGACGTTAGGTCCCGCGAGAGTAGGTTGTTGCCAGGTTTATGGCCCGAATGTTGCGAAAGCAGCGTTCGGGCCTTCTTTTTTATACCGATTGATAGTTTTCCGTAATAGAAATGCAGTCATGACAAAATGCTGACTAGACGATGTCTTCAAAATGAAGAGATTAGGATTTTAGCTAGGCGAGCATGAGCATAGCGGAAAATGAGGAGAGGAGTTTTTCGTAGCGAGTGGAGATGCGGCGGTAGCGGTTGAGTCGTGCGAAGAGGTTTTCGATGCGATGGCGTTCGCGGTAGAGGTGCTCGGTAAATGGAGGTGTTTGCGATCTTACTTGGTTAGACACGTTGGCACCCGTAATGAAGTCCCGAGGGTAGCCAAGAGCATCGCCTGCCAAGTGGATCTTGGTCGACAGACTTGCCTTGGGCGAGCTGGCCGCCGGCCGGTCCTGAGGCGTGCTCGTGTATTCGAGAGCTGGTGCTGTCGATATTGGATGCTCGTAGTCGCGAGTCAGCGGCATTGATAGCAATGAGCAGCACTCCCACAATCCGCTTGTAGCCCAGCGGCGGAACTTGTTGCAGGCGCTCTTCCACGGACCGAACCAGTCCGGCAGATCCCGACAGCGCGTCTCCGCTCTCAAAA from Nibricoccus aquaticus includes:
- a CDS encoding transposase, whose protein sequence is MSNQVRSQTPPFTEHLYRERHRIENLFARLNRYRRISTRYEKLLSSFSAMLMLA